A single Acetomicrobium thermoterrenum DSM 13490 DNA region contains:
- the lysS gene encoding lysine--tRNA ligase, protein MSTENTNMEERSTPEREIIKQRMEKLERLRKDAGFNPFVIDKWDKEHKLSFVRSNFSHLGPDEMDEDALIKTAGRVMAIRKHGKASFVHLEDDTDRLQLYFRFDTLNEDYEWFKKWVDTGDYLGIVGHPFRTKRGELSLLVTDFKLLSKALRPLPEKWHGLKDTEVRYRQRYLDLIANPEVREVFRKRAKIIKTFREVLESHGTLEVETPMLSPIAGGATARPFITFHNALGINLYLRIATELYLKRLIVGMYERVYEIGKNFRNEGIDSMHNPEFTAMEVYWAYANYDDMMNLTEEIIVACADAMGSRQLPYGEHMINYEPPFRRATMVDLVKEHCGVDFLNITDEEARRIAKERGLEIKGNESRLLIMTEFFDNFVEDKLIQPTFVLGYPVEISPLAKRDPENPDFTRRFELFICGAEVANAFSELNDPLDQRERFLDQLKKREAGDEEAHAFDEDFVTALEHGLPPTGGLGIGIDRLTMFLTNSSSIRDVILFPTMRPKE, encoded by the coding sequence ATGAGCACCGAAAACACTAATATGGAAGAACGATCTACTCCGGAAAGGGAAATAATAAAACAACGGATGGAAAAATTAGAACGGCTTCGCAAGGATGCCGGATTTAACCCCTTTGTGATCGATAAGTGGGATAAGGAGCATAAATTATCTTTCGTTCGTTCTAATTTTTCCCATTTAGGACCGGACGAGATGGACGAAGACGCCCTCATTAAAACTGCCGGTCGCGTAATGGCAATCAGAAAACATGGTAAGGCATCATTTGTCCATCTCGAAGACGATACCGACAGGCTTCAACTTTATTTTAGGTTTGATACTCTCAATGAGGATTACGAATGGTTCAAGAAGTGGGTAGATACCGGAGATTATCTTGGAATCGTCGGACATCCCTTCAGAACGAAGAGGGGCGAGCTATCGCTTTTGGTGACTGATTTCAAGTTATTGAGCAAGGCTTTAAGGCCATTGCCCGAAAAATGGCACGGCCTGAAAGACACAGAGGTTCGTTATAGACAGCGTTACTTAGATCTCATAGCCAATCCTGAGGTTAGGGAAGTTTTTCGGAAGCGAGCAAAGATCATAAAGACCTTCAGAGAAGTATTGGAGTCCCACGGGACGCTCGAGGTCGAGACGCCAATGCTATCTCCCATAGCAGGAGGGGCGACGGCCAGGCCTTTCATTACTTTTCACAATGCTTTGGGCATAAACCTATATCTTAGGATAGCCACCGAGCTTTACCTGAAGCGACTGATCGTCGGCATGTATGAACGCGTGTATGAAATAGGTAAGAATTTCAGAAACGAAGGCATAGATTCCATGCATAATCCCGAATTTACGGCAATGGAAGTTTACTGGGCCTATGCCAACTACGATGATATGATGAACCTGACCGAGGAAATTATAGTGGCCTGTGCTGATGCCATGGGAAGCAGGCAATTGCCCTACGGAGAGCATATGATAAATTACGAACCCCCTTTTAGGAGGGCAACCATGGTGGATTTGGTCAAGGAACATTGTGGTGTTGATTTTTTAAATATTACCGACGAGGAAGCCAGAAGGATAGCAAAGGAAAGGGGTCTCGAAATAAAGGGAAACGAGAGCAGGCTTTTGATCATGACAGAATTTTTTGATAATTTTGTGGAGGACAAACTTATACAACCTACTTTCGTATTGGGTTATCCCGTGGAAATATCGCCACTTGCCAAACGTGATCCTGAAAACCCCGACTTTACCCGAAGGTTCGAGCTTTTTATATGCGGAGCTGAGGTCGCAAATGCCTTTAGCGAGCTTAACGATCCACTGGATCAGAGAGAACGTTTCTTGGATCAACTTAAAAAGAGAGAAGCAGGAGATGAGGAAGCCCATGCCTTCGATGAGGACTTTGTAACAGCCCTGGAGCACGGTTTACCGCCAACGGGCGGATTGGGCATCGGAATAGATCGATTGACGATGTTTTTGACCAATTCAAGTTCAATCAGAGATGTCATTCTGTTTCCTACGATGCGTCCCAAGGAGTGA
- the ligA gene encoding NAD-dependent DNA ligase LigA, translating to MLVDLGEAKKRAEGLRKEIEKHNYYYYVLDSPVITDEEYDALYRELVELERRFPEIITPDSPTQRVGGKPKEEFRKVVHEIPMLSMDNVFTQEELQSFVSRVHRILEREVDFTTELKVDGIAVSLVYEDGRFVLGATRGDGRVGEDVTENLRTIKSLPLRLMELLPGRLEVRGEVYMTKEDFASLNRSREEDGEPLFANPRNAAAGSLRQLDPNVTAKRRLRIFVYQVVHPEEYGLFSQFQVLSWLRNKGFPTQGNERICKNFEGLWNYIEEWKEKRHSLAYATDGVVVKVDDLTAYELLGTTAKAPRWQIAFKYPAEEQRTRLLRIEVSVGRTGALTPVAILEPVRLAGTVVQRASLHNEDEIKRLDVRVGDYVYVRKAGEIIPEVVRVDYSARTGQERPFAIPENCPVCGATVVRLVGEVAYRCPNKSCPAQIKESIKHFASRDAMDIKGLGEKIIEQLVDKKMVGGFADLYKLKKEDLISLDRMGPKSAEKLINAINSSKDRPLSRLIYALGIRYVGSRTAEILAERFKSMDNLAKADIQDLSDIPGIGPQIASSIVAFFRDEKNLATIKDLARCGIKMAEEESERQEGPWEGWKIVFTGELEKATRNEAENIVKDLGAIPSSSVSRNVAFVVVGRNPGSKLAKAQELGVKIVDEQTFWIWVDEAKSKKGN from the coding sequence ATGTTGGTGGATTTGGGGGAAGCTAAAAAAAGGGCAGAAGGGCTGAGAAAAGAGATAGAAAAACACAACTATTACTATTATGTCCTCGATTCTCCGGTTATTACAGATGAGGAATATGATGCCCTTTACAGAGAGCTGGTAGAGCTTGAAAGGCGTTTCCCGGAAATTATAACTCCCGATTCTCCTACTCAAAGAGTGGGCGGGAAACCGAAAGAGGAATTCAGGAAAGTAGTTCACGAGATTCCCATGCTTTCCATGGACAACGTTTTTACTCAAGAAGAGCTTCAAAGTTTCGTCTCCAGGGTACATCGAATTCTGGAAAGAGAAGTAGATTTTACTACAGAACTGAAAGTAGACGGCATTGCCGTGTCTTTAGTTTATGAAGATGGACGCTTTGTTTTGGGAGCCACGAGGGGAGATGGAAGGGTCGGCGAGGACGTTACAGAGAATTTGCGGACCATCAAGAGCCTTCCCTTGCGGCTTATGGAACTTTTGCCTGGAAGACTTGAGGTCAGAGGCGAAGTTTACATGACCAAGGAAGACTTCGCCTCGCTCAACAGATCTCGCGAAGAAGATGGGGAGCCCCTTTTTGCCAACCCGAGGAATGCTGCTGCTGGCAGTTTAAGACAGCTTGATCCTAACGTGACCGCCAAACGCAGGCTTCGCATTTTCGTCTATCAGGTAGTCCATCCGGAAGAGTACGGCCTGTTTTCTCAATTTCAAGTCCTTTCCTGGCTGCGAAACAAGGGCTTTCCCACCCAGGGGAATGAGAGGATATGTAAAAACTTTGAAGGGTTGTGGAACTACATAGAAGAATGGAAAGAAAAAAGACACTCCTTGGCCTATGCTACCGATGGCGTGGTGGTTAAAGTAGACGATCTGACAGCCTACGAACTGCTGGGAACTACCGCTAAAGCTCCAAGATGGCAGATAGCGTTTAAATATCCGGCGGAAGAACAAAGGACGCGCCTTTTGAGGATAGAAGTTTCAGTCGGCAGAACGGGTGCCCTCACCCCCGTTGCAATACTAGAACCGGTCAGGCTTGCCGGTACCGTGGTCCAGCGTGCAAGCCTACACAATGAAGACGAAATAAAGCGCCTGGATGTGCGGGTTGGAGATTACGTATACGTGCGCAAGGCGGGCGAAATTATACCGGAAGTAGTTCGAGTGGACTACTCGGCAAGGACGGGCCAAGAGAGACCTTTTGCCATACCGGAGAATTGTCCTGTTTGCGGAGCAACAGTGGTCAGGTTGGTAGGCGAAGTTGCTTATCGATGTCCGAACAAGTCATGCCCGGCTCAAATAAAGGAAAGTATAAAACATTTTGCTTCCCGTGACGCTATGGATATAAAGGGTTTGGGCGAAAAGATAATAGAGCAGTTGGTGGATAAAAAGATGGTCGGTGGATTTGCGGATCTGTATAAGCTGAAAAAGGAAGATCTAATTTCCCTCGACAGAATGGGTCCAAAATCTGCTGAAAAATTAATAAATGCCATTAACAGCTCAAAGGACAGGCCCCTTTCGAGGCTTATATATGCCCTTGGCATTAGATATGTCGGTTCCAGGACGGCAGAAATATTAGCCGAAAGATTTAAAAGTATGGATAACCTGGCCAAGGCGGACATCCAGGATCTATCGGACATTCCGGGTATTGGCCCCCAGATCGCTTCATCCATCGTGGCATTCTTCAGAGATGAAAAAAACCTTGCTACCATAAAGGATTTGGCCAGATGTGGCATTAAGATGGCGGAGGAAGAGTCCGAAAGGCAAGAGGGACCTTGGGAAGGGTGGAAAATAGTTTTTACAGGCGAACTTGAAAAGGCTACCAGGAACGAGGCAGAAAATATAGTTAAGGATCTTGGGGCAATTCCATCTAGTTCCGTGAGCAGGAATGTAGCTTTCGTCGTAGTTGGTCGTAACCCGGGAAGCAAGTTGGCAAAAGCCCAGGAACTTGGTGTTAAAATTGTTGATGAGCAAACTTTTTGGATATGGGTCGACGAAGCAAAGTCGAAAAAAGGAAATTGA
- a CDS encoding type III pantothenate kinase: MLLVLDIGNTHTCVGIFDGACLIADWRLTSERRTEDELGIYLTGLLNMTKISQDLISGSIISSVVPPLEAAWSRGICKYLGIESMVVNSELDLGIEVGYEAPAEIGADRLVNAVAAVHHHGCPVIVVDFGTAVTLDYVTSNCVYLGGAIAPGLLASIEALFGKTAKLPLVTLEPPKRVVGRSTSESMRSGILIGYAGLIDGLVDRMSQEQKETPKVIATGGHAEIVARWSSRINTVDSNLTLEGLRLIYEQNAK, translated from the coding sequence ATGCTTCTTGTGCTAGATATAGGAAATACCCACACTTGCGTTGGTATCTTTGATGGCGCTTGCCTGATCGCCGATTGGAGACTCACCTCTGAAAGGCGTACCGAAGACGAGCTGGGGATATACCTTACGGGATTGCTTAATATGACTAAAATAAGTCAAGATCTCATCTCAGGGTCAATAATATCGAGTGTGGTTCCGCCATTGGAAGCTGCCTGGAGCCGTGGCATATGCAAATACTTGGGCATCGAATCTATGGTTGTAAATTCAGAGCTTGATCTTGGAATCGAAGTGGGGTACGAAGCACCGGCCGAAATCGGAGCAGACAGGCTTGTAAATGCGGTGGCGGCTGTTCATCATCATGGATGTCCTGTAATAGTTGTCGATTTTGGCACGGCAGTTACCCTTGATTACGTGACGTCAAACTGCGTTTACCTCGGTGGTGCAATAGCACCTGGCTTGCTTGCCAGCATAGAGGCGCTATTCGGAAAGACGGCAAAACTCCCCCTCGTCACTCTCGAGCCTCCAAAGAGGGTCGTTGGCAGATCTACGTCAGAATCGATGAGGTCAGGTATACTTATAGGATATGCGGGTTTGATAGATGGTTTAGTTGATCGAATGTCGCAAGAGCAGAAGGAAACGCCAAAAGTCATTGCTACGGGAGGGCATGCCGAGATAGTCGCTAGATGGTCGAGCAGAATAAATACAGTTGATTCCAATTTAACGTTGGAGGGCTTGAGACTTATATATGAACAAAATGCCAAATAA
- a CDS encoding tRNA dihydrouridine synthase, producing MNKMPNNPLWLAPMADITSWPVRRMFFRVGVGLAHTEMVASRALMEGHSSAFYSLQRHHDEGPLVLQLFSGDVASLLEAAQEAFRISSFEALSINMACPSKKVMASGGGASLINRPHVAAEMIRQAKNLGFPIWVKTRIPSRNLKDVASWCDLLISAGAKNVALHGRTVSQGYKGSSDRNIIGEVARAFPGKITGTGDVFTSDDVLDYLEKGCIGVLVARGALKDPFIVLDALAKLGFRNDRKATFEFQREIFRSFLSDLCQVKDNLAMHLLRRFLSCIFKGMPGASQLRSSMARAHGITQAFELFNSFANNFSDFCAKEEAMNEHRKH from the coding sequence ATGAACAAAATGCCAAATAACCCTCTATGGCTTGCCCCAATGGCAGATATAACATCCTGGCCCGTCAGAAGGATGTTTTTTCGGGTAGGTGTCGGTTTGGCCCATACAGAGATGGTTGCTTCCAGAGCTTTGATGGAAGGACATTCCTCTGCATTTTATTCTTTGCAACGGCATCATGACGAGGGTCCGTTGGTGTTGCAGCTTTTTTCTGGAGATGTGGCTTCCCTTTTGGAAGCCGCTCAGGAAGCCTTCCGAATCAGCTCCTTTGAGGCCTTAAGCATTAACATGGCCTGTCCTTCGAAAAAAGTTATGGCATCCGGTGGCGGCGCGTCATTAATAAATCGCCCCCATGTGGCCGCTGAGATGATTAGACAGGCCAAAAATTTAGGATTTCCGATATGGGTTAAAACCAGAATTCCCAGTCGCAATTTGAAGGATGTAGCAAGTTGGTGTGATCTATTGATCTCTGCTGGCGCCAAGAACGTAGCTTTGCATGGAAGAACCGTTTCGCAGGGGTATAAGGGAAGTTCCGACAGAAATATTATCGGCGAGGTAGCCAGAGCTTTCCCGGGTAAAATAACGGGTACAGGAGACGTTTTTACCTCAGACGACGTACTCGATTATTTGGAAAAGGGTTGCATAGGGGTTTTAGTGGCGCGAGGTGCCTTGAAAGATCCTTTCATCGTTTTAGATGCCCTGGCTAAGTTGGGCTTTCGAAATGACAGAAAAGCTACCTTTGAATTTCAGAGGGAGATATTTCGTTCTTTTCTATCCGATTTGTGTCAAGTTAAGGATAATTTAGCCATGCACTTGCTTCGTCGCTTCTTATCATGTATTTTTAAAGGAATGCCTGGGGCTTCACAATTGCGATCTTCTATGGCAAGAGCCCATGGCATTACACAAGCCTTTGAATTATTTAATTCTTTTGCCAATAATTTTAGTGACTTTTGCGCTAAGGAGGAAGCAATGAATGAGCACCGAAAACACTAA